A single window of Shewanella sp. Choline-02u-19 DNA harbors:
- a CDS encoding ATP-binding protein has product MQLSFKPKKRLLTRMFLTSLSIIALVGFGLAWMVNILHAQNSYNEETSQLIAEIPKVAAELREHDLLPDNSDEWLAENSASQRYIIASCDSTFNQVWTSSLAVDRGLFDTCERFNEIRNNTPPYYLSLADTRGYFVYLLSLDIAGSEYNLLVLKDAEKLEAEYSKFSRRTYVRLGFVLALALVLLISAAYWGMRPLVQLRNELQSVNSGKSKSLSEGYPIELEGVTQALNQLLVQSSAQQQRYQNAMNDLAHSLKTRLAAVHAITDDARLDKEATSEKIMEQVSQMDLLVKYQLKRAMLGRKGLKQEQTQILPLVDQLAQMLFKVYRDKQVQFEAVIEQEHVFPGDKGDLMELCGNLMENAFKLCITTVRVSSYYNDAGEFELLVEDDGPGVEESIRQNIIQRGVRADTQKAGQGIGLAVCNEIVISYGGRLSIETSDLEGACFRISIPI; this is encoded by the coding sequence ATGCAGTTAAGCTTTAAACCTAAGAAACGTCTGCTTACGCGGATGTTTCTCACTTCGCTCTCAATCATAGCCTTGGTAGGCTTTGGTTTAGCTTGGATGGTTAATATTCTTCATGCCCAAAATAGTTACAATGAAGAAACCTCCCAGCTTATTGCTGAAATCCCTAAAGTAGCCGCCGAACTTAGGGAGCATGATCTACTGCCTGATAATAGCGATGAATGGCTAGCAGAAAATAGCGCATCACAGCGTTATATTATTGCCAGTTGTGACAGTACCTTTAATCAAGTTTGGACATCTTCTTTGGCTGTCGATCGCGGATTATTCGATACCTGCGAACGTTTTAATGAGATCCGCAATAACACCCCCCCCTATTACCTTTCCTTAGCTGATACTCGTGGCTACTTTGTATATTTGCTCTCACTTGATATCGCTGGCAGCGAATACAATTTACTGGTGTTAAAAGATGCTGAGAAGTTAGAAGCAGAATACAGTAAGTTCAGTCGACGCACCTATGTACGGCTGGGGTTTGTGCTGGCATTAGCACTGGTCTTGCTCATCAGTGCGGCTTACTGGGGAATGCGTCCATTAGTGCAATTAAGAAATGAACTCCAATCGGTTAATAGCGGAAAATCCAAGAGCCTTTCTGAAGGTTATCCCATTGAACTTGAAGGCGTAACCCAGGCGCTTAATCAACTGTTAGTGCAATCAAGTGCACAACAGCAGCGATACCAAAATGCAATGAACGACTTAGCCCATAGTTTAAAAACACGTTTAGCCGCGGTGCACGCCATTACTGATGATGCCAGATTAGATAAAGAAGCAACCAGTGAAAAAATAATGGAGCAAGTTAGCCAGATGGATCTATTGGTAAAATATCAATTAAAACGGGCAATGTTAGGGCGTAAGGGCTTAAAACAGGAACAAACTCAAATACTGCCGCTGGTTGACCAACTCGCTCAAATGTTATTTAAGGTATACCGTGACAAACAAGTCCAGTTTGAAGCGGTTATCGAGCAAGAACATGTCTTCCCTGGTGACAAAGGTGACTTAATGGAGCTTTGTGGCAACTTAATGGAAAATGCATTTAAGCTGTGTATTACCACCGTCAGGGTCTCATCCTATTACAATGATGCGGGTGAGTTTGAGCTTTTAGTGGAAGATGACGGTCCAGGCGTTGAAGAGAGTATTAGACAAAACATTATTCAACGCGGCGTTCGAGCAGATACCCAAAAAGCGGGACAAGGTATTGGATTGGCAGTGTGTAACGAGATCGTCATTAGCTATGGCGGACGTCTCAGTATTGAGACATCCGACTTGGAAGGTGCTTGTTTTAGGATCTCAATACCAATCTAA
- a CDS encoding HD-GYP domain-containing protein: MPNSCKIAVKQLQVGNFIRLPVSWKDHPFLFSSFKIRQQAQIELIKNLGIEHVFVILDRSDTAVLTPEDARSRKQPIVDSNLDTLSEDLRKQKAESIEAHKSLRRQLQKTEQHFDRSVAMIRSLMGKLRNRPLNAVNDGKELIHNICEQLLTSDKLVLHLMADAKDDDGIYYHSLNVSVLSMLIAKELNWTRNEIELIGIGALFHDTGKLKVPTQILRKTSPLSQAEQNFVSQHPMMGVDLLKLADNFPSEALPVILNHHEFLDGSGSPKGLKEAQIDKLSQLVAAVNTYDNLCHSDNNRKARTPYSALGYLYKHYQTQLNPQMVGRMVKMLGIYPPGSIVELSSGQYAMVMSVNMSQLLLPRILVYDALVPKEQAPIIELAQEGITIVRCLPPAGLPEKVFKYLNPRERVSYYFGTDS; encoded by the coding sequence ATGCCAAATAGTTGTAAAATTGCAGTAAAGCAACTGCAGGTAGGTAATTTCATTCGATTACCTGTTTCATGGAAAGATCACCCTTTTCTATTCAGCAGCTTCAAAATTAGACAACAAGCCCAAATTGAGTTAATAAAGAATCTGGGGATTGAGCATGTCTTTGTCATATTAGATCGCAGCGATACTGCGGTGCTAACCCCTGAAGATGCCCGCAGCAGAAAACAGCCTATTGTCGATAGTAATTTAGATACACTATCAGAGGACCTACGTAAGCAAAAAGCTGAAAGCATAGAAGCCCATAAAAGCCTAAGGCGCCAGCTGCAGAAAACAGAACAACACTTTGATCGTTCAGTCGCAATGATCCGCAGTCTTATGGGTAAATTGCGTAATCGCCCTTTAAATGCCGTGAATGATGGCAAGGAACTTATCCATAATATCTGCGAGCAGTTATTAACGTCTGATAAGTTAGTCTTGCATTTGATGGCAGATGCTAAAGATGATGATGGGATCTACTACCACTCTCTTAACGTATCCGTTTTATCGATGTTAATCGCCAAAGAACTAAACTGGACTCGCAATGAAATAGAATTGATCGGCATTGGCGCATTATTTCATGATACTGGTAAGCTTAAAGTGCCAACACAGATATTAAGAAAAACGTCACCATTATCACAAGCCGAACAAAACTTCGTCAGTCAGCACCCCATGATGGGTGTAGACTTACTCAAGCTTGCTGATAATTTCCCATCAGAAGCACTGCCAGTCATCTTGAATCATCATGAGTTCCTCGATGGTTCAGGCAGTCCAAAAGGCTTGAAAGAAGCCCAGATTGACAAATTAAGCCAATTGGTTGCAGCGGTAAATACCTATGATAATCTTTGCCATTCAGATAATAATCGAAAAGCACGTACCCCCTATTCTGCTTTAGGTTATCTGTATAAGCATTATCAAACACAGTTAAATCCGCAAATGGTTGGAAGAATGGTCAAGATGTTAGGGATCTATCCACCCGGCAGCATTGTCGAGTTATCCTCAGGCCAATACGCTATGGTTATGTCGGTAAATATGAGTCAACTATTGCTACCGAGGATCCTTGTTTACGATGCATTAGTCCCAAAAGAACAAGCACCTATAATAGAGTTGGCACAAGAAGGGATTACCATCGTCAGGTGTTTACCTCCGGCAGGCTTGCCAGAAAAGGTCTTTAAATATCTAAACCCGAGAGAAAGAGTCAGTTACTATTTTGGTACCGATAGCTGA
- a CDS encoding sensor histidine kinase has protein sequence MSIKRYVFLLFGALILMLAISQLFVAQYFKTQLQQELQQSSKSLSKSLVSVVIQRASDIDRWEFSLPEENEFLTDIEENKEFVLELDEDIAELEQEIDNLAQSLVEVHVDTGTNDYQKHQLALQEKVQALLEKDRRHMEGERENLQQLKREAAKEYQQRVEESLESFEIHTDDWLQAGRVMIVDGDEKDGMVIREERSIDLPSQGANHLLERFSESVLIVILLTSIMALILAYWLSHHVTEPLSELALGHQKLGEGKFGIQLKEQGVKELKQIMNGFNRMSLALENWNKKEQQMSQQQHLADLGQITRGIAHSLRNPLHTLGLLSEQGIYTDSQSEREAINQKMQKKIGLMDKSIQSLLTLSSHEVLRDKLVPLNAIVQDILLELSISGLKPDVIFDANNLVAVYGAESELRSIVHAVLINAVEAGGKQIKIELNKAENEKSVVITDWGKGIEPSIKSQMFKPHITTKSEGSGMGIYIAKRLIESHYNGDICYQDNPEGGTIATILFVEEQSSQKEDN, from the coding sequence ATGTCTATTAAACGTTATGTCTTTCTGTTGTTTGGAGCGCTTATTCTTATGTTGGCTATAAGCCAGCTTTTTGTGGCTCAGTATTTTAAAACTCAACTTCAACAAGAGTTACAGCAAAGCTCAAAATCCCTGTCTAAAAGTTTAGTCAGTGTGGTGATCCAAAGAGCGTCCGACATCGACCGCTGGGAATTTTCGTTACCAGAAGAAAATGAGTTTTTGACGGACATTGAAGAAAATAAAGAGTTTGTATTAGAGCTTGATGAAGATATTGCTGAGCTAGAACAAGAGATAGATAACCTTGCGCAATCGCTGGTAGAGGTCCATGTCGATACGGGGACAAATGACTACCAAAAACATCAATTGGCGCTACAGGAGAAGGTTCAAGCTCTGCTAGAGAAAGATCGCCGTCATATGGAAGGTGAGCGAGAGAATTTACAGCAACTTAAACGAGAGGCGGCTAAAGAATACCAGCAGAGGGTAGAAGAGAGCCTTGAAAGCTTTGAGATCCACACTGATGACTGGTTACAAGCAGGTCGGGTTATGATTGTTGATGGTGATGAAAAAGATGGCATGGTCATCCGCGAAGAGCGCAGTATTGATCTGCCAAGCCAAGGGGCTAACCATCTGCTTGAGCGCTTCAGTGAGTCGGTATTGATTGTGATATTACTGACGAGCATTATGGCGCTAATCCTCGCTTACTGGCTCAGTCATCACGTTACTGAGCCTTTAAGCGAATTAGCGCTGGGCCATCAAAAATTGGGTGAAGGTAAATTTGGCATTCAGTTAAAAGAGCAAGGTGTTAAAGAGCTTAAACAGATAATGAATGGCTTTAACCGCATGAGCCTAGCATTGGAAAATTGGAATAAAAAAGAGCAGCAGATGTCCCAGCAGCAACATCTAGCCGATCTCGGTCAAATTACTCGCGGTATCGCCCACAGCTTAAGAAACCCACTGCATACGCTTGGTTTGTTATCGGAGCAAGGTATTTACACCGACTCTCAAAGTGAACGTGAAGCGATAAACCAAAAGATGCAAAAGAAGATTGGTTTAATGGATAAGAGCATTCAATCTTTACTGACTCTTTCGAGTCACGAGGTGCTAAGAGACAAGTTGGTGCCATTGAATGCAATTGTACAAGATATTCTATTAGAGCTGTCTATCTCTGGCCTCAAGCCTGATGTGATTTTTGATGCAAATAACCTTGTAGCGGTTTATGGCGCCGAATCAGAATTAAGAAGCATAGTGCATGCGGTATTGATCAATGCCGTTGAAGCTGGTGGTAAGCAGATTAAAATTGAACTCAACAAAGCTGAGAACGAAAAATCAGTTGTGATAACAGATTGGGGCAAAGGCATTGAGCCTTCGATTAAAAGCCAAATGTTTAAACCGCACATAACGACAAAATCAGAAGGTTCAGGTATGGGAATTTACATCGCCAAACGTCTCATAGAGAGCCACTATAATGGCGATATTTGCTATCAAGACAATCCTGAAGGCGGCACCATAGCAACCATTTTATTTGTCGAAGAGCAATCTAGTCAGAAGGAAGATAATTAA
- a CDS encoding ATP-binding cassette domain-containing protein, whose product MLDINDFSLSFGDKKALDSICLSIAAGEKVAIIGSSGSGKSTLIRYIYDQLQGSAAYCSQQQGLVESLSVFHNIYMGALGRNSAVYNLFNLAFPFKKPLKEVTTIANSLALDCPISQTVSQLSGGQRQRTAVGRAIYQKMPIFIGDEPFSALDPVMGKRLISLVLQQHKSVIMVLHDMDMALQHFDRVIGLRDGKKCIDTRASELSAEMLQAFYEGSSIDTDEAIGSDTIA is encoded by the coding sequence ATGTTAGACATTAATGATTTTTCTTTGAGCTTTGGTGATAAAAAAGCACTGGATTCAATTTGCCTGTCTATTGCGGCTGGCGAAAAGGTAGCCATTATTGGCAGCTCAGGTTCAGGAAAATCTACGCTTATTCGTTATATCTATGACCAGTTGCAGGGGAGTGCGGCATATTGCTCCCAACAACAAGGTTTAGTTGAGAGTTTAAGTGTATTTCATAATATATATATGGGAGCACTAGGCAGAAATTCTGCAGTATATAATCTTTTTAACCTAGCGTTCCCCTTTAAAAAACCACTTAAAGAAGTGACAACCATTGCTAACTCCTTAGCGCTAGACTGTCCGATATCCCAGACTGTTTCTCAGTTATCAGGTGGACAACGTCAGCGCACTGCGGTTGGTAGAGCTATATATCAAAAGATGCCCATTTTTATTGGCGATGAGCCTTTTTCCGCCTTAGATCCAGTTATGGGTAAGCGGCTGATAAGTTTAGTATTACAACAGCACAAGAGCGTCATTATGGTATTGCATGATATGGATATGGCGTTGCAACATTTTGATAGAGTTATTGGTTTGCGTGACGGGAAAAAGTGCATAGATACTCGTGCCTCAGAGCTGAGTGCTGAGATGTTGCAAGCGTTCTATGAAGGCTCAAGCATTGATACTGACGAGGCTATAGGATCGGATACCATTGCCTGA
- a CDS encoding PhnE/PtxC family ABC transporter permease — protein sequence MSSIPRQAFFGYWQKVTLILLGVTMACFYWADTEIIALEPWSELQRIALGFLSPDFLATEYLLEAVWQTVSFALLGVAAGLLFGAPVALFYNKPLVAAACAFIRSIHELFWALLFLQVFGLSPLTGVLAIALPYGATFARVFSDILQQAPVYTLQNLPANTDKVSRYIYGRFAHVMNEIKAYVRYRFECALRSSAILGFVGMPTLGFYLESAFRQGHYHQGAALLILFIIMIGSIPYWCRAKLLPLYFIAAVWLLPDITTIDGSLVWRFLSDDILPPMFQSHSIELLFNDKWRLFGQWLYQIITEQALPGVLATVLLAVAALGFSYLLALLMTTFSFKPLTGAFITRLNNFILLILRSIPEYILAYIFMLLLGPSMLPAIIALAIHNGALVAYLTARQSSTTTFSQHFNGKIDGYAYDILPRIYPNMMALLFYRFEVILRETAILGMLGVATLGFYIDSNFSEIRFNGALVLIGATALLNILIDIASRKLLVNGSLSHKPC from the coding sequence ATGAGCTCAATTCCACGTCAGGCTTTTTTTGGTTATTGGCAGAAAGTAACGCTGATTTTGCTTGGTGTTACCATGGCATGCTTTTACTGGGCTGACACGGAAATTATAGCGTTAGAACCGTGGAGCGAGTTGCAGCGTATAGCCCTAGGATTTCTTTCACCAGATTTTTTAGCGACCGAATATCTATTGGAGGCGGTTTGGCAAACGGTTAGTTTTGCTTTACTTGGCGTGGCGGCAGGATTGTTATTCGGTGCACCCGTAGCATTGTTTTATAATAAACCTCTGGTCGCAGCCGCTTGTGCCTTTATTCGCTCGATTCATGAATTGTTTTGGGCGTTATTGTTTCTGCAAGTGTTCGGTTTATCCCCCTTAACAGGCGTACTTGCTATCGCCTTACCTTATGGTGCTACATTTGCTAGAGTCTTTAGCGATATTTTACAGCAAGCCCCTGTTTACACATTGCAAAATTTACCAGCGAATACCGATAAAGTCAGCCGCTACATATATGGCCGTTTCGCCCACGTAATGAATGAAATAAAAGCTTACGTGCGTTACCGTTTTGAATGTGCGCTAAGAAGCAGCGCGATACTTGGCTTTGTCGGAATGCCTACATTAGGGTTTTATTTAGAGTCGGCTTTCAGGCAAGGGCATTATCACCAAGGCGCAGCGTTGCTTATTCTGTTTATTATTATGATCGGCTCCATACCTTATTGGTGCAGAGCTAAATTGTTACCTTTGTATTTTATTGCTGCTGTATGGTTGTTACCTGATATCACCACCATTGACGGCTCACTTGTTTGGCGCTTTTTAAGTGACGATATTTTACCGCCCATGTTTCAAAGCCATAGCATAGAGCTGTTGTTTAACGATAAGTGGCGGCTATTTGGACAATGGTTGTATCAGATTATTACTGAGCAAGCACTTCCCGGTGTTTTAGCGACCGTGTTGCTTGCAGTTGCAGCGCTAGGCTTTAGCTATCTGTTGGCATTGCTGATGACAACATTCAGTTTTAAGCCATTAACGGGTGCGTTTATCACTAGACTCAACAATTTTATCTTACTTATTTTAAGATCAATACCTGAGTACATCTTGGCCTATATTTTCATGTTGTTGTTGGGACCTTCTATGTTGCCGGCAATCATAGCGTTAGCGATTCATAACGGTGCCTTAGTTGCCTATTTAACCGCTCGACAAAGCTCTACCACTACATTTAGCCAGCATTTTAATGGCAAAATTGATGGCTATGCATATGACATATTACCGAGAATATACCCAAATATGATGGCGTTACTGTTTTATCGATTTGAAGTGATTCTCAGAGAAACAGCTATTTTGGGAATGTTAGGCGTTGCTACGTTAGGCTTTTATATTGATAGCAACTTTTCTGAAATACGCTTTAATGGGGCGCTAGTGCTGATAGGTGCGACGGCTTTACTTAATATTTTAATTGATATAGCGAGTCGTAAACTGCTGGTTAATGGGTCGCTCTCACATAAACCTTGTTAA
- the corA gene encoding magnesium/cobalt transporter CorA: MITAYAYENRNLTITELSIKDTIPPSTTWLDLYKPDDQEREWLSQFSVENVPEEEDINEIEASARFYQNKDGLHINSLFPQRAGQDVKGVNVSFNIRPNFLLTIREEDVGLIRLLRNYLRLGRIEATSPQALLLELFNLKVDYLSDLIEDVYTVLDSVSEEVFKNEELDDVFKLITRQEDSNGKIRLSLLDTQRSLRYMQKHYRSQLSDGEIKDLREMLLDIESLMPHSQFIFDKLNFLLDAAMGFSGLQQNKIIKIFSVAAVVFLPPTVIASSYGMNFANMPELDWKLGYPMAILMMFGSAAGTYFFFKRKGWL, encoded by the coding sequence ATGATAACAGCCTATGCCTACGAGAATCGTAATCTAACGATCACCGAATTGAGCATCAAGGATACTATCCCTCCCAGCACAACTTGGTTAGATCTTTATAAGCCTGATGATCAGGAACGAGAGTGGTTAAGTCAGTTTTCTGTTGAAAATGTTCCTGAAGAGGAAGACATCAATGAAATTGAAGCTTCAGCACGTTTTTATCAGAATAAAGACGGGTTGCACATTAATTCTTTGTTCCCACAAAGAGCAGGACAAGATGTTAAAGGCGTAAACGTTTCTTTTAACATTCGCCCCAATTTCCTTTTGACGATTAGAGAAGAAGATGTTGGCTTAATCAGACTGCTAAGAAACTATTTACGTCTTGGCAGAATAGAGGCTACATCACCGCAAGCATTGCTGCTTGAGTTGTTTAATCTAAAGGTCGATTATCTCTCAGATTTAATTGAAGACGTTTACACTGTGCTTGATAGTGTGAGTGAAGAAGTGTTCAAGAATGAAGAGCTTGATGATGTCTTTAAGCTTATTACTCGACAAGAAGACTCCAACGGTAAGATTAGATTAAGTTTACTCGATACACAGCGTTCATTACGTTACATGCAAAAGCACTATCGTAGTCAACTCTCAGATGGTGAGATAAAAGATCTTCGAGAGATGTTATTGGATATTGAATCACTGATGCCACATAGTCAGTTCATTTTCGATAAATTGAATTTTTTACTCGATGCTGCAATGGGTTTTAGTGGACTGCAACAAAACAAGATTATTAAAATATTTTCGGTTGCGGCAGTGGTATTTTTGCCGCCTACGGTAATTGCTAGTAGCTACGGTATGAACTTTGCCAATATGCCTGAACTGGATTGGAAGTTAGGTTATCCGATGGCTATTTTGATGATGTTTGGTAGTGCTGCGGGTACCTACTTTTTCTTCAAGCGTAAAGGTTGGTTATAA
- a CDS encoding YccT family protein, producing the protein MKINQCILATALLCVHSFAIANVELTLPSSSELVLINGKEADGNKDLSLANGENQIALRYVGRYQQQGSQNQFSSDVIILTFSAEDKQLTLGFPRIRSSRAAEAFNSAPQITMIDSSGATIAFQQGLLIKEGMQLGRDYEEEISIYNSSHQVAAISTLALAAPIISTTPSSSTQVSEAVSASNSNVKSDQINVGQMLDFWYEQADEATKKAFKLKINAK; encoded by the coding sequence ATGAAAATAAATCAGTGTATTTTGGCGACAGCATTACTCTGCGTTCATTCTTTCGCTATTGCCAATGTAGAACTAACACTTCCATCAAGCTCTGAACTTGTGCTTATCAATGGCAAAGAGGCTGACGGAAATAAAGACCTTTCACTCGCTAATGGTGAGAACCAGATAGCACTGAGGTATGTAGGGCGTTACCAACAGCAGGGGTCGCAAAACCAATTTAGTTCCGATGTGATTATTCTGACGTTTTCTGCTGAAGATAAGCAATTGACACTCGGTTTTCCGAGAATACGGTCAAGTAGAGCTGCGGAGGCTTTCAATAGTGCCCCTCAGATAACAATGATAGATTCTTCAGGCGCAACGATAGCTTTTCAACAGGGACTATTGATTAAAGAAGGTATGCAACTGGGTCGCGATTACGAAGAAGAGATCAGTATTTACAATAGTAGTCACCAAGTCGCAGCCATCAGTACTTTAGCTTTAGCTGCCCCCATCATATCAACAACCCCGTCTTCAAGTACTCAAGTCTCCGAGGCCGTTTCTGCGAGTAATTCTAACGTGAAATCAGATCAGATAAATGTTGGTCAAATGCTCGACTTTTGGTATGAACAAGCCGATGAAGCAACAAA
- a CDS encoding DUF3135 domain-containing protein, translating to MTKLPDFDQLLWLAENEPSKLDALQKKLNQEVIDESSAASKPKLVSLLDHLEKKLSLCKTPYQRYQIVSSMMYQKLSSLNDVLNHPDEFYQHKATVLTFANGPSQTGTKKVR from the coding sequence ATGACTAAGCTTCCCGATTTTGACCAACTACTTTGGCTAGCAGAAAACGAACCAAGCAAATTAGATGCTTTACAGAAAAAGTTAAACCAAGAAGTTATTGACGAGTCTTCAGCTGCAAGTAAACCAAAGTTAGTTTCATTGCTCGATCATCTCGAGAAAAAATTGTCACTATGCAAAACACCCTACCAACGCTACCAAATTGTAAGCAGTATGATGTACCAAAAACTCTCAAGTCTTAATGATGTACTTAATCACCCTGATGAGTTTTATCAACATAAGGCTACGGTGCTTACTTTTGCAAACGGCCCCTCACAAACAGGTACAAAAAAAGTTCGCTAA
- a CDS encoding response regulator: MRILVVEDDPILSHHLKVQLSELGNQLQVALTAKEGFYQATNYPIDVAIVDLGLPDQDGISLIQSMRDNGVKAPILILTARVNWQDKVEGLNAGADDYLVKPFQKEELVARLDALVRRSAGFVKPKITSGALEIDLAAKQVTLNDVPMEVTAFEYLILEYLMRHCHEVVAKQRLLDVIYGDKEGDPNTIEVMVSRLRKKLTKDGIENPIATIRGQGYKFNLPCS; the protein is encoded by the coding sequence ATGAGAATATTGGTTGTTGAAGATGATCCTATTTTATCTCACCACCTTAAAGTGCAGCTTAGTGAGCTAGGAAATCAGCTTCAAGTTGCATTAACAGCGAAGGAAGGATTTTACCAAGCGACAAACTATCCTATCGATGTCGCTATTGTCGATCTGGGCTTACCCGACCAAGATGGTATTAGCTTAATTCAAAGTATGCGTGATAACGGAGTGAAAGCTCCCATTTTGATTTTGACAGCCCGAGTTAACTGGCAAGACAAAGTTGAAGGTCTAAATGCAGGTGCTGATGATTATCTGGTTAAACCGTTCCAGAAAGAGGAGCTCGTGGCTCGACTCGATGCTCTGGTCAGGCGCAGTGCCGGTTTTGTCAAACCAAAGATCACCAGTGGCGCACTAGAGATAGACTTGGCAGCCAAACAAGTCACTCTCAACGACGTGCCAATGGAAGTGACCGCCTTTGAATATCTAATCCTCGAGTACTTAATGCGCCACTGCCATGAAGTTGTCGCTAAACAGCGCTTGCTCGATGTCATTTACGGTGACAAAGAGGGAGACCCAAACACTATCGAAGTCATGGTCAGTCGTTTACGCAAAAAACTCACAAAAGATGGTATTGAAAATCCTATCGCGACGATTCGTGGTCAAGGTTACAAATTTAATCTGCCATGCAGTTAA
- a CDS encoding 2OG-Fe(II) oxygenase, whose amino-acid sequence MDFIEIYPNALPDDLCEQLVSAFEQHPGVLAGSTGGGVDTDKKMSRDLMLDSHEDLAVLKNTLLQYTLQHAAEYFNKYSMALMGAVSVGVSNLEGDAVTLTPDNYAAFGEPRAEALVKYLYRSGTINIQKYDKNKGGYPHWHSEQFPQLNHNEALHRVVLYMFYLNDVEEGGETEFYYQDKKVTPKKGTMVIAPAGFTHSHRGNMPKSCDKYIATSWIMFNRAEQLYAR is encoded by the coding sequence ATGGATTTTATTGAAATATACCCCAATGCACTTCCCGATGACCTATGTGAACAGCTCGTTAGTGCTTTTGAGCAACACCCAGGTGTGTTAGCCGGAAGCACCGGTGGTGGTGTCGACACTGACAAAAAAATGAGCCGAGATTTGATGTTGGATTCTCATGAAGATTTAGCCGTGCTTAAAAATACTTTGCTGCAATACACATTGCAGCACGCCGCGGAGTACTTTAATAAATATTCTATGGCGCTGATGGGTGCGGTATCGGTAGGAGTCTCTAATCTAGAAGGTGACGCTGTTACGCTAACACCTGATAATTATGCGGCATTTGGGGAGCCAAGGGCTGAAGCCTTAGTTAAATATCTATATCGGAGTGGTACGATTAACATTCAAAAATATGATAAAAACAAAGGCGGCTATCCTCATTGGCACTCAGAACAATTTCCTCAGCTTAATCATAACGAAGCCTTGCATCGAGTCGTGTTATATATGTTTTACCTAAATGATGTCGAAGAAGGCGGAGAGACTGAGTTTTACTATCAAGACAAGAAAGTAACGCCTAAAAAAGGCACTATGGTGATAGCACCTGCAGGTTTTACTCATTCGCATCGAGGCAATATGCCCAAGAGCTGCGATAAATATATCGCGACCTCTTGGATAATGTTTAATCGAGCAGAGCAGCTATACGCGCGTTAG
- a CDS encoding putative selenate ABC transporter substrate-binding protein, which produces MFAIKSLISMFVLLFAPSLLAATFTFTAIPDEDESQLRTRFDKVAVYLEEKLGVEVKYVPVKSYSAAVTAFRNNQVQLAWFGGLSGVQARRLVPGSDAIAQGYEDQFFKSYFIAHHSTEIIADDSFPNLNGYTFTFGSKDSTSGRLMPQFFIERNLGKRPEDIFKRIGFSGDHSRTIAQVQAGVYQVGAVNYKVWESALAAGKVDLKKVNVIWTTPTYPDYQWTVRAGVDDTFGAGFKARVEAALLGMTDAELLKSFPRKSFVPADNQDYEPIENVAKTIGLID; this is translated from the coding sequence ATGTTTGCTATCAAGTCCCTTATTAGCATGTTTGTGCTGCTATTCGCGCCGAGTCTTTTGGCTGCAACTTTTACTTTTACCGCTATTCCCGATGAGGATGAAAGCCAACTTCGAACACGTTTCGATAAAGTGGCCGTTTACTTAGAAGAAAAACTAGGCGTTGAAGTTAAATACGTGCCAGTAAAGTCATACTCTGCAGCCGTAACCGCTTTTAGAAACAATCAAGTGCAGCTTGCATGGTTTGGTGGTCTTTCCGGCGTACAAGCAAGGCGTTTAGTACCGGGTTCTGACGCAATAGCACAAGGCTATGAAGACCAATTTTTTAAAAGCTACTTTATTGCTCACCACTCTACTGAGATTATAGCTGATGATAGCTTCCCTAATCTAAACGGTTACACCTTTACCTTTGGCTCAAAAGATTCTACTTCTGGCCGCTTGATGCCGCAGTTTTTTATCGAACGTAATTTGGGTAAACGCCCTGAAGATATTTTTAAGCGAATTGGTTTTTCAGGCGACCACAGTCGCACCATCGCGCAAGTTCAAGCAGGTGTTTATCAGGTGGGAGCGGTTAATTATAAAGTCTGGGAGTCCGCTTTAGCCGCGGGTAAAGTTGACTTGAAAAAAGTGAATGTTATTTGGACCACACCCACTTATCCTGATTACCAATGGACGGTAAGAGCTGGCGTCGATGACACCTTTGGCGCAGGCTTTAAAGCACGAGTGGAAGCAGCACTGTTGGGTATGACTGATGCGGAACTTCTTAAGAGTTTTCCACGTAAATCATTTGTGCCGGCCGACAATCAAGATTATGAACCGATTGAAAATGTCGCAAAAACGATCGGTCTAATAGATTAA